The following nucleotide sequence is from Streptomyces xiamenensis.
GGCGTTGGTGGACGCCCTGCGGCGCGGGGTGCGGCTGCGGATCAGCTACCGCCGCTCGGGGGAGCCTGAGCCCGCCTGGCGGGTGGTGGACCCCTACGGCCTGCTGGCCAAGGCCGGGAGGTGGTATCTGGTGGCCGACCGGGCCGGGCGTCCCCGGCTGTACGCGCTGGAGCGGCTCGTGGACTGGGAGCCGGTACGGGCGGCCCGGCGACTGCGTCCGGGCTCGGACCTGGCCGGGGTGGCGGCCGAGCTGACGGCGCACTGGGAGAACCCGGGCGGTTTCCCCATCCGGGCCGAGGTCGATACCGAACGGCTCGGTGTGGCCCGGCGCATGCTCGGCCGGCGGCTGGTGATCGGGGAGGCGGTCGCGGGCGGGCGGGTGAGCGTCACCGTCAACGGGCGGAACGTGGAGGATGTCCGGCTGCTCCTGCCGTTCGGCGGCAGTCTCACGGTGACCGGTCCGGCGCAGGCCCGGGAGCGGATGCGGGAACTCGCCGAGGAGATCCGCGCGGTGTACGCGTAGGTGCCGCCCCGCTCTCCACTCCCCCGCCCAGGGATCGATGCCGGGGGTCAGCCCTCGGCGGCCGGGGGCTCGAAGCTCGCGAAGTAGGAGGCGGCCATGTCCTCGGCCGCGTGGCCCTGTGCCGCCGCCCGCCGGAAGCGCTCCGCGCCCGCCGCCGTCGCGTCCAGCAGGACCCCGGCCTCCTGGCCCGCCGCCACGATGAGCCGGGCGTCCTTCTCGGCAGTGTCCACGGCGAAGCTGGGCGGGGTCAGTGAGCGGGTGCGCACCGCCGTCGATTTCGCCCGCAGGTAGCCCATGTCCAGGCTGCCGCCCGCGATGGCGTCGAGGAACTGGTCGAAGTTGACGCCCAGGCCCTCTGCCAGGGCGAGCGTCTCGGCCGCGCCGTGGGTGACGGCCAGCACCCAGGTGTTGCAGACCAGCTTCAGCCGGGTGGCCTGGCCGGGGCGTTCGCCCACCCACACGATGCGGGAGCCGACCGCGTCCAGCACCGGCTCGATCCGTTCCCACACCTCGGTGGGTCCGGCGATCAGGGTGGTCAGCTCACCGGCCTCCGCCGGGGCCCTGGTGCCCAGCACCGGGGCGTCCACAAAGGTCAGCCCCCGCTCCCGCGCCAGGTCCAGGAGAAGGGGCAGGGAGTCGGTGCCGGCGGTGGTGGACTGGAGCCACACGGTGCCCTCGGCGAGGCCGTCCGCCGCCGCCCGCATCGCGTCCAGGGTGGCCGGTCCGTCGTACAGCATGGTCAGCACGGTGTCCGCGCCGGCTACCGCATCCGCCGGATTTTCGGCGACCCGGGCGCCGTCGGCCGCCAGGGGTTCTGCCTTGGCCCGGGTGCGGTTCCACACCCGTACGTCGTGGCCGGCCCGGCACAGGTTGCGGGCCATGGCGGCGCCCATGATGCCGGTGCCGAGGACCGCGACGGAGCGGCGCGTCATGATCAGACCACCTGGTGGAGCCAGCGGACGGGGGCGCCCTCGCCCGCGTACCGGAACGGTTCGAGTTCGTCGTCCCACGGCTTGCCCAGCAGGCGGGTGATCTCCATGTGCAGGTCGCTCTCGCCGCGCGCGGCGCGCGCGGTGGCGGCGCGCAGCCGGTCCTCGGGGATCATGATGTCGCCGTGGATACCGGTCACCGCGTGGTAGATGCCCAGCTCAGGGGTGCAGCTGTAGCGTTCGCCCTCCGCAGACTGGGAGGGGTCGCTGGTGACCTCGAAGCGCAACAGATGCCAGCCGCGCAGGGCGGAGGCGAGTTGGGAGGCAGTGCCGGGGGCGCCCTGCCAGGAGAGTTCGGCGCGCCAGGTGCCGGGGGACGCGGGCTGTCTGATCCAGTCGAGGGACACCCGACTGCCCAGGACTCCCGCCACGGCCCACTCGATGTGCGGACACAACGCGCGCGGCGCGGAGTGTACGTACAGGACTCCTCGTGTGGTCATCGGGTCCTCCAGGTCTTTCCTACCAGCGCCCACACCCCCACGTACCGCGCACGAACAGTAAACACCATGGAGATCATTTCTCGCCAAAATGGACAGCGTGTGACATGAGGTCATGTCTTTTACGCTGGATGAAGGGCCCGATCCCACTCGCCGTCCAGTGCCTGGACCCAAGCTACCGCGCGGCGGTGGCCCCGGGCCCCGCCGCAGTGCCAGCGCACCATGACTCAAGGGCAGGGAACTGAATGCCGGTCAGCCGCCCCATCCTCGCCTCGACGCTCGCCGCCGCCGCCTCGCTGGCGCTGGTGGCCGGGTGTACGTCGACCCCCGCCGGTTCCGAGCCCGAGTCCGTGAACGCGACGGACGAGGCGGGGGTCCCTGCCGCCCCGCCGTGGAACACCAGCCCGGCGTCGGTGGCGGCGATCGGGGATTCCATCACCCGGGCCTTCGACGCCTGCGGGGTGCTGGCCGACTGTCCCGAGGTGTCCTGGGCGACCGGGACGGACCCTGAGGTGGCCTCGCTCGCGCATCAGCTGATCGGGGACCCCGAGCTGCTGGCCACCCGCTCGTGGAACCTGGCCGAGTCGGGGGCGCGGGCGTCCGACCTGCCGGCCCAGGCGCGGGCGGTCACGGCGCA
It contains:
- a CDS encoding NAD(P)-dependent oxidoreductase; its protein translation is MTRRSVAVLGTGIMGAAMARNLCRAGHDVRVWNRTRAKAEPLAADGARVAENPADAVAGADTVLTMLYDGPATLDAMRAAADGLAEGTVWLQSTTAGTDSLPLLLDLARERGLTFVDAPVLGTRAPAEAGELTTLIAGPTEVWERIEPVLDAVGSRIVWVGERPGQATRLKLVCNTWVLAVTHGAAETLALAEGLGVNFDQFLDAIAGGSLDMGYLRAKSTAVRTRSLTPPSFAVDTAEKDARLIVAAGQEAGVLLDATAAGAERFRRAAAQGHAAEDMAASYFASFEPPAAEG
- a CDS encoding helix-turn-helix transcriptional regulator, whose amino-acid sequence is MTPDRFFSLLLALQSREATTTADLAAESGVSVRTVLRDLRWLQEAGFPLLVRRGRWGGVTLLPGGPLDTARLTPEERDQLALHGLDDAQRGQLGASADSSRARRKIRAAPRQAGTGALPLSSLVTTDNRPWFSGESEGLPRAALVDALRRGVRLRISYRRSGEPEPAWRVVDPYGLLAKAGRWYLVADRAGRPRLYALERLVDWEPVRAARRLRPGSDLAGVAAELTAHWENPGGFPIRAEVDTERLGVARRMLGRRLVIGEAVAGGRVSVTVNGRNVEDVRLLLPFGGSLTVTGPAQARERMRELAEEIRAVYA
- a CDS encoding DUF3145 domain-containing protein, encoding MTTRGVLYVHSAPRALCPHIEWAVAGVLGSRVSLDWIRQPASPGTWRAELSWQGAPGTASQLASALRGWHLLRFEVTSDPSQSAEGERYSCTPELGIYHAVTGIHGDIMIPEDRLRAATARAARGESDLHMEITRLLGKPWDDELEPFRYAGEGAPVRWLHQVV